The proteins below are encoded in one region of Silene latifolia isolate original U9 population chromosome 2, ASM4854445v1, whole genome shotgun sequence:
- the LOC141641815 gene encoding protein FAR1-RELATED SEQUENCE 6-like — MKRPSNCYGMQSTCSEGNEDNQPAIEPTIGAEFESGEQFLARYTYAYKTGFELHVRSSQLLAPFKEQGVRRNGVGDKEPRFHMMNKIRFMCSEGNTTKKSSCVTPCKMYVFGKLNHDSGKFVICTCDLVHNHDLNPEVSRHVVNYRHISEYFKARTRETSSTNERRKSRFRGDAKEVLNYFEGLKEQNPDFYYAVERDADNKLLNIFWSDARCRAMYKAFGDPSSFDSTFLSNRYQMPFCPFVGVNHHGSTILYAAALISYEDTESFEWVFEKWIECMGRAPTVLLIDQCKAMEGAIKKVFPETKHRLCLWHILQNADKNLKDHPQFPQIDRDLRTLVHESITEEELQDMWDDFMEKYNLRRNKWLRGAWDMRQRWMPVFWKDTFCAGMSSTQRSEQTNRFIKTYMSIETGLMQFMEQYEDAIEKKVEDEKVNNAKDIKSPLKWDPMILFEDIFSKVSTNSKFGEVKTEVYGCISTNVETLPNSLGFIKRFRATSKVTEAFWKKDRRSFEVSIDTITGEYKCGCKMFEFRGILCRHIMKCLDVLDAKAIPDKYIIERWRKDLVRGYENIRVGYYNPDESERVKRSLEITVKNDYIKRLAMQSEGSSAIYNSRTDELIKELEAHAGIQSIDSFAAGGVSSKMWGRRRLRPRETIINTPQQEGDIRDPPDKRGNGRRRIVKQTKRRRKTNDEDPTTTTLPPNTNPTRHVPNDDASSFMSGFSDRFGRDLSEGDLKRLGLDKDGKVLTRHPTAETKDRRLSPNELMEKQSRALDRETARARVLDGVEETEEGDVQVGGCIIATPLRPRRPKRLMWR, encoded by the exons ATGAAACGACCATCGAATTGTTACGGCATGCAAAGCACATGTTCGGAAGGCAATGAAGACAATCAACCAGCTATTGAGCCTACGATTGGTGCGGAATTTGAATCGGGTGAACAGTTTCTTGCTCGTTATACTTACGCTTATAAGACGGGGTTTGAACTTCATGTTCGTAGTAGCCAACTTTTGGCTCCCTTCAAGGAGCAGGGGGTACGTCGAAACGGAGTTGGGGATAAAGAACCACGATTCCACATGATGAACAAGATTAGGTTTATGTGTTCAGAGGGCAATACGACGAAGAAAAGCTCGTGTGTAACACCATGTAAAATGTATGTATTTGGGAAATTAAATCACGACAGTGGGAAATTTGTAATCTGTACTTGTGATTTGGTACATAATCACGATTTGAATCCTGAGGTTAGCCGGCATGTAGTCAATTATAGGCACATAAGCGAATATTTCAAGGCCAG GACGCGAGAAACTTCATCAACAAATGAACGGCGCAAAAGTAGGTTTCGTGGTGACGCTAAAGAGGTCTTAAATTATTTTGAGGGCTTAAAAGAGCAGAATCCAGATTTTTACTACGCTGTTGAAAGGGACGCGGATAATAAGCTGTTGAACATTTTCTGGTCTGATGCACGATGTCGTGCCATGTACAAGGCTTTTGGTGACCCATCGTCGTTCGATAGTACATTCCTAAGCAACAGGTACCAGATGCCTTTCTGTCCATTCGTTGGAGTTAATCATCATGGAAGTACAATATTATATGCAGCGGCTTTAATTTCATACGAAGACACAGAGTCATTCGAGTGGGTGTTTGAGAAGTGGATAGAATGTATGGGTAGAGCTCCAACCGTCTTACTAATCGATCAATGTAAAGCAATGGAAGGGGCAATCAAGAAAGTGTTCCCGGAGACTAAACATAGATTATGCCTTTGGCATATTCTTCAAAACGCGGATAAGAATCTAAAAGACCACCCACAATTTCCTCAGATTGACAGAGATTTGCGTACGCTTGTACACGAGAGTATCACCGAGGAGGAACTGCAAGATATGTGGGACGATTTCATGGAAAAATACAACTTGCGACGTAACAAATGGTTGAGGGGTGCATGGGATATGAGACAGCGGTGGATGCCTGTTTTTTGGAAAGACACTTTCTGTGCGGGTATGTCTTCTACTCAGAGGAGTGAACAAACAAACAGATTTATTAAAACGTACATGAGCATAGAAACCGGCCTGATGCAATTCATGGAGCAGTACGAGGATGCCATAGAGAAAAAGGTGGAGGACGAGAAAGTCAATAACGCCAAAGACATTAAGAGCCCACTTAAATGGGATCCCATGATATTATTCGAGGATATCTTTAGTAAGGTCTCCACAAACAGTAAATTCGGAGAGGTGAAAACAGAGGTATATGGTTGTATAAGCACCAATGTCGAAACTCTTCCAAATAGTTTGGGTTTCATCAAGAGGTTTAGGGCCACATCAAAAGTGACAGAAGCATTTTGGAAGAAAGATCGAAGAAGTTTTGAAGTGAGTATTGACACAATCACTGGTGAGTATAAATGTGGTTGTAAGATGTTTGAATTTAGAGGGATCTTATGTCGCCATATCATGAAGTGTCTTGATGTGTTGGACGCAAAAGCTATCCCAGACAAATACATAATCGAACGTTGGCGCAAGGATTTGGTTAGAGGATACGAAAATATTCGGGTTGGGTACTACAACCCGGATGAGTCAGAACGTGTTAAAAGGTCTCTTGAGATAACGGtaaaaaatgattacattaagaGGTTGGCTATGCAAAGTGAAGGGTCTTCTGCCATTTATAATAGCAGAACCGATGAACTAATCAAAGAGTTAGAGGCTCATGCTGGGATACAGTCTATAGATTCATTTGCGGCAGGTGGAGTTTCCTCAAAAATGTGGGGTCGTAGGAGACTACGACCTAGGGAGACTATCATAAACACACCTCAACAAGAAGGTGACATTAGAGACCCCCCCGACAAGCGAGGGAATGGCAGAAGACGTATTGTCAAACAGacaaagagaaggagaaagacaAATGATGAGGATCCGACAACCACTACGCTCCCCCCAAATACGAACCCAACCCGACATGTTCCAAACGATGATGCTTCATCCTTTATGAGTGGCTTTAGTG atcgatttggccgggatctgtCCGAGGGGGACCTGAAGAGgctggggcttgataaggacgggaaggttctcACCCGTCATCCTACGGCTGAAACGAAAGATCGCCGGCTATCCCCTAACGAGCTCATGGAAAAGCAGTCGAGGGCGTTGGATCGGGAGACGGCTCGAGCACGGGTTCTTGACGGCGTCGAAGAGACCGAAGAAGGCGACGTCCAAGTCGGCGGCTGTATCATTGCGACTCCTCTTCGACCCCGGCGGCCGAAAAGGCtcatgtggaggtga
- the LOC141631910 gene encoding putative lipid phosphate phosphatase 3, chloroplastic isoform X1, translating to MDRVMEAEIRAYTIQSHGVKLARTHLHDWILLLFLVGIVVVLNIIDPFYRFVGKDMMTDLKYPFKPNTIPVWSVPIYAVLLPIIIFVIRYFKRKDVHDLHHAILGILYAVLITGVITDAIKDAVGRPRPNFFWRCFPDGMDFYDQLGNVICNGDPGDIKEGHKSFPSGHTSWSFAGLGFLSLYLAAKVQVFDQRGHVGKLCIVLLPLLFAALVGVSRVDDYWHHWTDVFTGALIGLTIAVFCYLQFFPPPHLTKGWGTYSYFTALEGESRKNGHNDVDGNEDSSPHLSLVRSGEFHNIIID from the exons TGGACAGAGTAATGGAGGCCGAAATTCGGGCATATACAATTCAATCTCATGGAGTCAAATTAGCAAGAACACATCTTCATGATTGGATATTACTTTTATTTTTGGTGGGTATTGTAGTTGTTTTGAACATCATAGACCCGTTTTATCGCTTTGTCGGAAAGGATATGATGACTGATCTTAAGTATCCTTTCAAACCCAATACCATTCCAGTCTGGAGTGTTCCT ATTTACGCTGTTCTGCTGCCGATAATCATTTTTGTTATCCGCTATTTTAAGAGAAAAGACGTCCATGATTTACACCATGCTATCCTCG GTATCTTGTATGCAGTACTCATTACTGGTGTAATTACAGACGCGATCAAAGATGCAGTTGGCCGACCAAGACCTAACTTCTTCTGGCGCTGCTTTCCTGATGGCATGGAT TTTTATGATCAATTGGGAAATGTAATCTGCAATGGTGATCCAGGTGATATAAAGGAAGGACACAAGAGTTTTCCCAGTGGTCACACCTCAT GGTCATTTGCAGGTCTCGGATTTCTATCATTGTATTTGGCAGCGAAAGTCCAAGTATTTGATCAAAGAGGGCATGTAGGCAAATTATGTATTGTGTTATTACCTCTCCTTTTCGCAGCTCTTGTGGGTGTTTCTCGTGTTGACGATTACTGGCACCATTGGACTGATGTCTTCACTGGAGCTTTGATAG GTCTTACTATAGCAGTCTTTTGTTACCTTCAGTTCTTTCCTCCTCCACATCTTACCAAAG GTTGGGGAACCTACTCATATTTCACAGCATTAGAAGGAGAATCAAGAAAGAATGGGCATAATGATGTTGATGGTAATGAAGACAGCAGCCCACATTTGTCATTAGTGCGTTCTGGAGAGTTTCATAACATCATTATTGACTGA
- the LOC141631910 gene encoding putative lipid phosphate phosphatase 3, chloroplastic isoform X3: MEAEIRAYTIQSHGVKLARTHLHDWILLLFLVGIVVVLNIIDPFYRFVGKDMMTDLKYPFKPNTIPVWSVPIYAVLLPIIIFVIRYFKRKDVHDLHHAILGILYAVLITGVITDAIKDAVGRPRPNFFWRCFPDGMDFYDQLGNVICNGDPGDIKEGHKSFPSGHTSWSFAGLGFLSLYLAAKVQVFDQRGHVGKLCIVLLPLLFAALVGVSRVDDYWHHWTDVFTGALIAVFCYLQFFPPPHLTKGWGTYSYFTALEGESRKNGHNDVDGNEDSSPHLSLVRSGEFHNIIID; the protein is encoded by the exons ATGGAGGCCGAAATTCGGGCATATACAATTCAATCTCATGGAGTCAAATTAGCAAGAACACATCTTCATGATTGGATATTACTTTTATTTTTGGTGGGTATTGTAGTTGTTTTGAACATCATAGACCCGTTTTATCGCTTTGTCGGAAAGGATATGATGACTGATCTTAAGTATCCTTTCAAACCCAATACCATTCCAGTCTGGAGTGTTCCT ATTTACGCTGTTCTGCTGCCGATAATCATTTTTGTTATCCGCTATTTTAAGAGAAAAGACGTCCATGATTTACACCATGCTATCCTCG GTATCTTGTATGCAGTACTCATTACTGGTGTAATTACAGACGCGATCAAAGATGCAGTTGGCCGACCAAGACCTAACTTCTTCTGGCGCTGCTTTCCTGATGGCATGGAT TTTTATGATCAATTGGGAAATGTAATCTGCAATGGTGATCCAGGTGATATAAAGGAAGGACACAAGAGTTTTCCCAGTGGTCACACCTCAT GGTCATTTGCAGGTCTCGGATTTCTATCATTGTATTTGGCAGCGAAAGTCCAAGTATTTGATCAAAGAGGGCATGTAGGCAAATTATGTATTGTGTTATTACCTCTCCTTTTCGCAGCTCTTGTGGGTGTTTCTCGTGTTGACGATTACTGGCACCATTGGACTGATGTCTTCACTGGAGCTTTGATAG CAGTCTTTTGTTACCTTCAGTTCTTTCCTCCTCCACATCTTACCAAAG GTTGGGGAACCTACTCATATTTCACAGCATTAGAAGGAGAATCAAGAAAGAATGGGCATAATGATGTTGATGGTAATGAAGACAGCAGCCCACATTTGTCATTAGTGCGTTCTGGAGAGTTTCATAACATCATTATTGACTGA
- the LOC141631910 gene encoding putative lipid phosphate phosphatase 3, chloroplastic isoform X2, which yields MEAEIRAYTIQSHGVKLARTHLHDWILLLFLVGIVVVLNIIDPFYRFVGKDMMTDLKYPFKPNTIPVWSVPIYAVLLPIIIFVIRYFKRKDVHDLHHAILGILYAVLITGVITDAIKDAVGRPRPNFFWRCFPDGMDFYDQLGNVICNGDPGDIKEGHKSFPSGHTSWSFAGLGFLSLYLAAKVQVFDQRGHVGKLCIVLLPLLFAALVGVSRVDDYWHHWTDVFTGALIGLTIAVFCYLQFFPPPHLTKGWGTYSYFTALEGESRKNGHNDVDGNEDSSPHLSLVRSGEFHNIIID from the exons ATGGAGGCCGAAATTCGGGCATATACAATTCAATCTCATGGAGTCAAATTAGCAAGAACACATCTTCATGATTGGATATTACTTTTATTTTTGGTGGGTATTGTAGTTGTTTTGAACATCATAGACCCGTTTTATCGCTTTGTCGGAAAGGATATGATGACTGATCTTAAGTATCCTTTCAAACCCAATACCATTCCAGTCTGGAGTGTTCCT ATTTACGCTGTTCTGCTGCCGATAATCATTTTTGTTATCCGCTATTTTAAGAGAAAAGACGTCCATGATTTACACCATGCTATCCTCG GTATCTTGTATGCAGTACTCATTACTGGTGTAATTACAGACGCGATCAAAGATGCAGTTGGCCGACCAAGACCTAACTTCTTCTGGCGCTGCTTTCCTGATGGCATGGAT TTTTATGATCAATTGGGAAATGTAATCTGCAATGGTGATCCAGGTGATATAAAGGAAGGACACAAGAGTTTTCCCAGTGGTCACACCTCAT GGTCATTTGCAGGTCTCGGATTTCTATCATTGTATTTGGCAGCGAAAGTCCAAGTATTTGATCAAAGAGGGCATGTAGGCAAATTATGTATTGTGTTATTACCTCTCCTTTTCGCAGCTCTTGTGGGTGTTTCTCGTGTTGACGATTACTGGCACCATTGGACTGATGTCTTCACTGGAGCTTTGATAG GTCTTACTATAGCAGTCTTTTGTTACCTTCAGTTCTTTCCTCCTCCACATCTTACCAAAG GTTGGGGAACCTACTCATATTTCACAGCATTAGAAGGAGAATCAAGAAAGAATGGGCATAATGATGTTGATGGTAATGAAGACAGCAGCCCACATTTGTCATTAGTGCGTTCTGGAGAGTTTCATAACATCATTATTGACTGA